The following proteins are co-located in the Dehalococcoides mccartyi 195 genome:
- a CDS encoding DUF4328 domain-containing protein has translation MLNTGQHKKLTRLKILGWLLPVLLGLCVLSSIYLAAQQANLSSYLDDISRTGFVIPSYVHLCEEAIDQAIIGLDILLAASFVCGMFYLHLSHAYYVNLYLITPRYRSNRAFSGFLIPVVNVVFPLLFTAETWQLSKLTPEAQNALPEYKINLLLKIWWILCLLAVTFFILPQVLSLVLPDSAPAREYVANLFTAMTVMAASGSSLLLFSYLNTRLKYTS, from the coding sequence TTGCTGAATACCGGCCAACATAAAAAACTTACCCGGCTAAAAATACTGGGCTGGCTCTTGCCGGTGCTGCTGGGGTTATGTGTATTAAGCAGCATATATCTGGCTGCCCAGCAAGCAAACTTAAGCAGCTATCTGGACGATATCAGCCGGACTGGTTTTGTTATTCCGTCTTATGTGCATCTCTGTGAGGAGGCAATAGACCAAGCTATTATAGGCTTAGACATACTGCTGGCCGCCAGCTTTGTATGCGGTATGTTTTACCTGCATCTGAGCCACGCCTATTATGTAAACTTGTACCTTATCACCCCCAGATACAGATCCAACCGCGCATTTTCAGGATTTTTGATACCAGTGGTAAATGTGGTATTTCCGCTGCTGTTTACTGCCGAGACATGGCAGCTAAGCAAGCTAACGCCCGAAGCCCAAAACGCCCTGCCTGAATATAAAATAAATTTGCTGCTTAAAATCTGGTGGATACTCTGCCTGCTGGCAGTTACCTTTTTTATTTTACCCCAGGTATTATCTCTGGTACTGCCTGACTCCGCTCCGGCCAGAGAATACGTAGCCAACCTGTTTACGGCAATGACGGTAATGGCCGCAAGCGGAAGCAGCCTTTTGCTGTTTTCCTATCTAAACACCCGGCTTAAATATACCAGCTGA
- a CDS encoding NYN domain-containing protein translates to MTDTLERVMIFIDGSNMYHYLKSHFQRTDIDFGCFCSKIAGRRRLVRIYYYNAEVGRKEEPERFNDQKKFFSSPEKISYMELRLGRLVYSGWPSTPPYEKGVDVLLSTDMLSHGFKNNFDTAILVAGDSDFVSALQAVKDNGKNVEVALFGKETTSMELRKVADKTITIDGRLLRNCWKQQRNNYGTQRPPQES, encoded by the coding sequence ATGACAGATACACTTGAAAGAGTGATGATATTTATAGATGGCAGCAATATGTACCATTATCTGAAGTCCCATTTTCAAAGGACTGATATAGATTTTGGCTGTTTTTGCTCTAAGATTGCCGGACGCAGGCGTTTAGTGCGTATTTACTATTACAATGCCGAAGTAGGCCGTAAGGAAGAACCGGAACGCTTTAATGACCAGAAGAAGTTTTTTAGCAGTCCGGAAAAGATATCCTATATGGAGCTTCGGCTGGGCAGGCTGGTATATTCGGGTTGGCCGTCCACCCCGCCGTATGAAAAAGGGGTGGATGTACTGCTGTCTACCGATATGCTGAGCCACGGCTTCAAGAACAACTTTGATACGGCTATACTGGTGGCAGGTGACAGTGATTTTGTAAGTGCCCTGCAGGCTGTCAAGGATAACGGTAAAAATGTGGAGGTAGCCCTTTTCGGCAAGGAAACAACCTCCATGGAACTTCGTAAAGTAGCAGATAAAACTATTACTATAGACGGGCGTCTGCTGCGTAACTGCTGGAAACAGCAAAGAAACAATTATGGCACGCAAAGACCGCCTCAAGAATCGTAA
- the rpsU gene encoding 30S ribosomal protein S21 has protein sequence MADVRPENNESFESMLKRFNRKVQQDGILSEARRRTRFERPPTRRKRKDAAKRRLAIKAARKAT, from the coding sequence ATGGCAGACGTTAGACCCGAAAATAACGAGAGCTTTGAGAGTATGCTCAAACGCTTTAACCGCAAGGTACAGCAGGACGGCATTCTTTCTGAAGCGCGTCGCCGCACCCGCTTTGAACGCCCCCCGACCCGCCGCAAGCGTAAGGATGCCGCAAAAAGGCGTTTGGCAATAAAAGCCGCCAGAAAGGCTACCTAA
- the nrdR gene encoding transcriptional regulator NrdR encodes MNCPYCSHPDTKVIDSRDVDDGVRRRRECVVCGQRFTTYERFQPAGLFVVKKDQRREEFNKEKLLSGLRRACEKRPLPAGAVDKIAGDIEAELYNMGKAEIPSTLLGDMVMEKLKALDNIAYVRFASVYREFTDITQLKKVVDNLVSGQDEGIHKGQLSLLPEDRVSPKTRYQRR; translated from the coding sequence GTGAATTGTCCTTATTGCAGCCATCCTGATACCAAGGTTATAGACTCAAGAGATGTTGATGACGGGGTACGACGAAGACGCGAATGTGTAGTTTGCGGGCAGCGCTTTACCACCTATGAGCGGTTTCAGCCGGCCGGTCTCTTTGTAGTGAAAAAAGACCAGCGGCGTGAGGAGTTTAATAAAGAAAAATTGCTGAGCGGTCTCAGGCGTGCCTGTGAAAAACGCCCTTTGCCGGCCGGAGCGGTGGATAAGATAGCCGGAGATATAGAGGCCGAACTTTACAATATGGGTAAGGCTGAAATACCCAGTACCCTTTTGGGGGATATGGTTATGGAAAAGCTTAAGGCACTGGATAATATTGCCTATGTGCGCTTTGCCAGTGTCTACCGCGAGTTTACCGATATTACCCAGCTTAAAAAAGTGGTGGACAATCTGGTAAGCGGGCAGGATGAGGGCATACATAAAGGGCAGCTGAGCCTGCTGCCTGAAGACAGGGTCTCCCCCAAGACCAGATATCAGAGGAGATGA
- a CDS encoding radical SAM protein — protein sequence MARKDRLKNRKELSRTRVSYASSERVAGESGVVIKDWGGRLPLAVAYPNSYYVGMSNLGLHTLYRLINNYPQYLAERFFWEGGAAKGRPTLSVESRRPFTDYVAVLFTLSYELDFLNIPSMLADCGMPLYARERDETFPLVIGGGACIMSNPAPAADFFDVFCIGEAEAILPELLPVLAETAGEPKGLVLERLAKIPGLYVPSVPPEKPVERVFPAELTQGAGTAVFSKATELGEMYLMEVERGCGHQCRFCLVAGVFCPLRYHPLELLLKQAEEGMLERKRIGLVGPVVSDHPQATELISRLRGMGVGLSISSLRIKPLPEKMLGELALSGVSSLAMAPEAGSERLRRIIRKGITEDDIIRAAALVAEKGFRQLKFYFMLGLPGETDEDIEEMIKLAEKAQQVMSAAGRGVRLSLNIAPFVPKPSTPFQWLGMEDAVLVKRRLDIIRLRLEGQGIEVRAESPEMSQIQAVLSRGDVSLSKLLAAAGGDSLACWKRAAKLLEVDSPSLAKTRFDLADKLPWHMLENPKQRQRLEAEYKAATKEI from the coding sequence ATGGCACGCAAAGACCGCCTCAAGAATCGTAAAGAGCTTTCACGCACCCGGGTTTCTTATGCCTCCTCGGAGAGGGTAGCCGGTGAAAGCGGGGTTGTTATCAAGGACTGGGGGGGTAGACTGCCGCTGGCAGTTGCTTATCCCAACTCTTATTACGTGGGGATGTCAAACCTGGGGCTTCATACCCTTTACCGTTTGATAAATAACTATCCTCAATATCTGGCGGAGAGGTTTTTCTGGGAAGGCGGCGCCGCCAAAGGCCGCCCGACCCTGAGTGTGGAGTCACGCCGCCCTTTTACTGACTATGTGGCGGTTTTATTCACCCTTTCCTATGAACTGGATTTTCTGAATATCCCCTCTATGCTGGCAGATTGCGGTATGCCGCTCTATGCCCGTGAACGGGACGAGACTTTTCCGCTGGTTATCGGCGGGGGGGCCTGCATAATGTCTAACCCCGCACCGGCAGCTGATTTTTTTGATGTGTTTTGTATAGGTGAGGCTGAGGCTATTTTGCCGGAGCTGCTGCCTGTGCTTGCCGAAACAGCAGGCGAACCCAAAGGGCTGGTTCTGGAACGGCTGGCCAAAATTCCCGGTTTATATGTACCGTCTGTGCCCCCGGAGAAACCGGTGGAAAGGGTATTTCCGGCAGAACTTACTCAAGGGGCGGGGACAGCGGTTTTCAGCAAAGCAACCGAACTGGGGGAGATGTACCTGATGGAGGTGGAACGCGGCTGCGGACACCAGTGCCGGTTCTGTCTGGTGGCCGGCGTGTTTTGCCCTCTGCGTTACCACCCTTTGGAACTTCTTTTGAAGCAGGCAGAAGAGGGCATGCTTGAGCGAAAGAGGATAGGCCTGGTAGGGCCGGTAGTGAGTGATCACCCTCAGGCGACGGAGTTGATTTCCCGTTTGCGGGGCATGGGTGTAGGTTTAAGCATCAGTTCACTTCGGATAAAGCCGTTGCCTGAAAAAATGCTTGGCGAACTGGCACTTTCGGGTGTTTCCAGTCTGGCTATGGCACCTGAGGCCGGTTCAGAGAGGCTGCGGCGGATTATCCGCAAGGGGATAACCGAAGATGACATAATACGGGCAGCGGCTTTGGTGGCGGAAAAAGGCTTCCGTCAGCTGAAGTTTTATTTCATGCTGGGGCTGCCGGGTGAGACCGATGAAGATATAGAAGAGATGATAAAGCTGGCCGAGAAAGCCCAGCAGGTTATGTCTGCTGCGGGGCGGGGAGTAAGATTAAGCCTGAATATTGCCCCGTTTGTGCCCAAGCCCTCCACCCCGTTTCAGTGGCTGGGTATGGAAGATGCCGTGCTGGTAAAAAGGCGGCTGGATATAATACGCCTCCGTCTGGAGGGTCAGGGGATAGAGGTCAGGGCTGAAAGCCCGGAGATGTCCCAGATACAGGCGGTGCTTTCCCGGGGTGATGTTAGTCTTTCAAAACTGCTGGCGGCTGCGGGGGGTGACTCTCTGGCCTGCTGGAAGCGGGCAGCCAAGTTACTTGAGGTGGACAGCCCATCTTTGGCTAAAACAAGGTTTGATTTGGCAGATAAACTGCCCTGGCATATGCTGGAAAACCCGAAGCAGAGACAAAGACTGGAAGCGGAGTATAAAGCGGCTACTAAGGAAATATAA
- a CDS encoding GatB/YqeY domain-containing protein, with the protein MPNLKEKLGEEVKLSLRQGEKLKCSVLRMLVSAISYAEIAKQKTFTDEEIFGVIAKEIKQRRESIEAYKLANRPELVEKEQQEMEILQSYMPEQMGEAELTLIIKKVISETGASTPQDKGKVMGKLMPLVKGKADGQMVNNLVTALLNN; encoded by the coding sequence ATGCCCAATTTGAAAGAAAAGCTTGGCGAAGAGGTCAAGCTTTCTCTGCGACAAGGTGAAAAACTGAAGTGCTCTGTCCTCCGGATGCTGGTTTCAGCCATCAGCTATGCTGAAATAGCCAAGCAGAAGACCTTTACAGATGAGGAAATCTTCGGGGTAATAGCCAAGGAGATAAAGCAGCGGCGTGAAAGCATAGAAGCATATAAGCTGGCAAACCGGCCTGAGCTGGTTGAAAAAGAACAGCAGGAAATGGAAATCCTCCAGTCCTATATGCCGGAACAGATGGGCGAAGCCGAACTGACCCTGATTATTAAAAAAGTAATCTCGGAAACAGGTGCCAGCACCCCTCAGGATAAGGGGAAAGTAATGGGCAAGCTGATGCCGCTGGTAAAAGGTAAAGCGGACGGGCAAATGGTGAATAACCTGGTCACCGCACTTCTGAATAATTAA
- a CDS encoding vitamin B12-dependent ribonucleotide reductase — protein sequence MPVKVQVKSEIKADAKTEGLKLTDNAMCVLERRYLKKDKQGKPSETVEDMFRRVARTIAMGELIYNPKADVRSREDEFYNIMTRLEFLPNSPTLMNAGRELGQLSACFVLPVDDSIESIFDAVKHTAMIHKSGGGTGFSFSRLRPEQDRVGTTGGVASGPVSFMRAFDVATDVIKQGGTRRGANMAILSIDHPDIMKFIHAKDKAGVLTNFNLSVAITDKFMQAVKDGVDYDLLNPHNGEVVSRLNATEVFNKIVHMAWKTGDPGIVFIDRINAYNPTPQLGRIESTNPCGEQPLLPYESCNLGSINLSRMVTVSGGQAVVDYKKLSRVVKSAVRFLDNVIDVNKFPLPQIEEMTKKSRKIGLGVMGFADMLLELGIPYNSENSIKLAEEIMCFVNEEAHKFSSELAVERGVFPAYRGSIYEKSGRPMRNASCTTIAPTGTLSIIAGCSSGIEPHFALCFTRNILDGTKMIEVNPYFERAAKEGGYYSEELIKSLAEGAHLDEADVPAEAKELFVTAHQIVPEWHVRIQAAFQKCTDNAVSKTVNFSREAVEGDVAEVYKMAHDSNLKGITIYRDGSREDQPMSTGKAENKIETPAAVVNPNLAPRKRSKVTQGITERVTTGCGYIYVTVNSDEHGICEVFSSLGKAGGCASAQLESTCRLISLALRSGMEVASVVKQLRGIRCPSIAWDDSKAVLSCADAIASVLEKHVDGYTQPVAGSAKTVSANALVRNIAGQCPECGSILVYQEGCFICPGCGYTKC from the coding sequence ATGCCGGTAAAAGTACAAGTTAAATCTGAAATTAAGGCTGATGCCAAAACTGAGGGGCTGAAGCTTACAGATAATGCCATGTGCGTGCTGGAACGCCGCTATCTGAAAAAAGACAAGCAGGGGAAACCCTCTGAAACAGTGGAAGATATGTTCCGCAGGGTTGCCCGCACTATTGCCATGGGTGAGCTTATTTATAACCCCAAGGCAGACGTAAGAAGCCGCGAGGATGAGTTTTATAATATTATGACCCGGCTGGAGTTTTTGCCCAATTCCCCCACCCTTATGAATGCCGGACGTGAACTGGGTCAGCTTTCGGCCTGTTTCGTGCTGCCGGTAGATGATTCCATAGAGTCTATTTTTGATGCCGTAAAGCATACTGCCATGATACATAAAAGCGGCGGCGGCACCGGCTTTTCGTTTTCCCGCCTGCGTCCCGAACAGGACCGGGTGGGCACTACCGGAGGGGTGGCCAGCGGGCCTGTATCCTTCATGCGTGCCTTTGACGTGGCAACTGATGTTATCAAGCAGGGCGGCACCAGACGGGGCGCCAATATGGCTATCTTGAGTATTGACCACCCGGACATCATGAAATTTATCCATGCCAAAGATAAGGCCGGGGTGCTGACAAACTTTAATTTGTCGGTGGCTATTACTGATAAATTTATGCAGGCGGTCAAAGACGGGGTTGATTATGATTTGCTTAATCCCCACAACGGCGAGGTGGTTTCCCGCCTGAATGCTACCGAGGTGTTTAACAAGATTGTCCACATGGCCTGGAAGACGGGTGACCCCGGTATTGTGTTTATAGACCGCATAAATGCTTATAATCCCACTCCCCAGCTGGGGCGGATTGAAAGCACTAATCCCTGCGGTGAACAGCCTCTGCTGCCTTATGAGTCATGCAATCTGGGGTCTATAAACCTGTCCCGCATGGTGACCGTAAGCGGCGGCCAAGCGGTGGTTGATTATAAAAAGCTCAGCCGGGTTGTAAAGAGTGCGGTCCGTTTCCTGGATAATGTTATTGATGTTAATAAATTTCCCCTGCCCCAGATTGAGGAGATGACCAAGAAAAGCCGCAAGATTGGTCTGGGGGTAATGGGTTTTGCGGATATGCTTTTGGAACTGGGCATACCTTACAATTCGGAAAACTCTATCAAGCTGGCAGAAGAGATAATGTGCTTTGTAAATGAGGAAGCCCACAAGTTCTCTTCAGAGCTGGCGGTGGAGAGGGGGGTGTTCCCGGCTTATCGCGGGAGTATTTATGAAAAGAGCGGCCGCCCCATGCGGAATGCTTCCTGCACAACCATTGCACCCACCGGTACTTTGTCTATTATAGCCGGCTGTTCTTCGGGTATTGAGCCCCATTTTGCCCTGTGCTTCACCCGCAATATACTGGACGGTACCAAGATGATAGAGGTTAACCCGTATTTTGAGCGGGCGGCTAAAGAAGGCGGGTATTATTCCGAGGAGCTTATTAAATCTTTGGCGGAAGGGGCTCATCTGGACGAAGCTGATGTGCCGGCCGAAGCCAAAGAATTGTTCGTAACTGCCCACCAGATTGTGCCGGAGTGGCATGTTCGTATTCAGGCAGCCTTTCAGAAGTGCACTGATAACGCTGTGTCCAAGACAGTAAACTTCTCGCGTGAGGCGGTTGAAGGTGACGTAGCTGAGGTTTACAAGATGGCTCATGACAGCAACCTTAAGGGCATTACCATCTACCGTGACGGCAGCCGTGAAGACCAGCCTATGTCTACCGGCAAGGCTGAAAATAAAATTGAGACCCCGGCGGCGGTTGTTAACCCCAATTTGGCACCGCGCAAACGTTCCAAAGTAACCCAGGGTATTACCGAAAGGGTCACGACGGGTTGCGGATATATTTACGTTACTGTAAACTCTGACGAGCATGGAATTTGTGAGGTATTTTCCTCGCTGGGCAAAGCGGGAGGCTGTGCCTCTGCCCAGCTGGAATCTACCTGCCGGCTTATTTCGCTGGCTTTGCGTTCCGGTATGGAAGTGGCTTCGGTGGTTAAACAGCTTAGAGGTATCCGCTGCCCATCCATTGCCTGGGATGACAGCAAAGCTGTGTTAAGCTGTGCTGATGCTATTGCCAGCGTGCTGGAAAAACATGTGGATGGTTATACCCAGCCGGTGGCAGGTTCGGCAAAGACCGTAAGCGCTAATGCTCTGGTTCGGAATATAGCCGGGCAATGTCCGGAATGCGGCAGTATTCTGGTGTATCAGGAAGGGTGTTTTATTTGTCCCGGTTGCGGTTATACTAAATGCTAA
- a CDS encoding phage portal protein, giving the protein MVQIFNPNELKSRDLDRLKRYVNLLDFYQGKQWDGRPSRNEKQLTFNYARVIVDKLCSYLMSGVNFGAEALNEEDIEKAVTARSMLNEVYQQNNLEQLDLETEIDCAVLGDGCFKVIWDAASGRVRVSAPDIQGIYAWWSPDDMSRIYRVASRYALNSEEAEVSYGLELPSRQSFLTEVWTEETFELWQDEKLLESKPNPYGFIPFVIYPNLREPKRFWGVSDLDEIMEPQRELNRALSQLSRILELSGNPIAVLENVEQSEDIAVRPGGFTATVRFLWTARMYSGCVIWKAIPAVWQINGHS; this is encoded by the coding sequence ATGGTACAGATTTTTAACCCGAATGAACTGAAAAGCCGTGATTTGGACAGGTTAAAAAGGTATGTAAATCTGCTGGATTTTTATCAGGGTAAACAGTGGGATGGCCGCCCGTCCCGAAATGAAAAACAGCTTACCTTCAACTATGCCAGAGTGATAGTGGACAAGCTGTGTTCATACCTGATGAGCGGGGTCAATTTCGGGGCGGAAGCTTTGAATGAAGAAGATATTGAGAAAGCGGTGACTGCCCGCTCTATGCTTAACGAAGTTTACCAGCAGAATAATCTGGAACAGCTGGACCTTGAGACTGAGATAGATTGCGCGGTACTGGGAGACGGCTGTTTCAAGGTTATCTGGGATGCAGCTTCGGGCAGGGTTAGGGTAAGTGCGCCTGATATACAGGGTATTTACGCCTGGTGGTCACCGGATGATATGTCCCGCATCTACCGGGTGGCTTCCCGTTATGCCTTAAACAGTGAAGAAGCGGAGGTGAGCTACGGGCTGGAGCTTCCGTCCAGGCAGTCATTCCTGACAGAGGTCTGGACAGAAGAAACCTTTGAACTCTGGCAGGATGAAAAGCTGCTTGAGAGCAAACCCAATCCTTACGGCTTTATCCCGTTTGTTATTTACCCTAATCTGCGTGAACCCAAGCGTTTCTGGGGGGTGTCTGATCTGGATGAGATTATGGAACCCCAGCGTGAGCTTAACCGCGCCTTAAGCCAGCTTTCCCGTATTCTGGAGCTTTCGGGTAACCCGATTGCAGTGCTGGAAAATGTGGAACAGTCTGAGGATATTGCGGTGCGGCCGGGGGGCTTTACAGCTACAGTGCGGTTTCTATGGACTGCCCGGATGTATTCCGGGTGTGTTATCTGGAAAGCTATACCGGCAGTGTGGCAGATAAACGGGCATTCCTGA
- a CDS encoding ribonuclease HI family protein, with amino-acid sequence MNTDGASRGNPGPASIGVTLKDEKYNLVACISRAIGHTTNNQAEYQALLAGLEKAASLDAKELEIRSDSELLVKQIKGEYRMKNEGLKPLFSKAVSLLGRFESYHIKYIPRAQNSEADALANKALDGGS; translated from the coding sequence ATAAACACAGACGGGGCATCAAGGGGTAATCCCGGCCCGGCTTCCATTGGCGTAACCCTTAAAGACGAAAAATATAATCTGGTTGCCTGTATATCCAGGGCTATCGGCCATACCACCAACAATCAGGCCGAATATCAGGCCCTGCTGGCCGGGCTGGAAAAGGCGGCTTCACTGGACGCAAAGGAACTGGAAATACGGTCTGATTCCGAGCTTCTGGTAAAACAGATAAAAGGTGAATACCGCATGAAGAACGAGGGGCTTAAACCCCTGTTCAGCAAGGCGGTGTCATTGCTGGGGCGGTTTGAGAGCTACCACATAAAGTATATACCCCGCGCCCAAAACTCCGAGGCAGATGCTCTGGCAAACAAGGCTCTGGACGGCGGGAGTTAA
- a CDS encoding zinc ribbon domain-containing protein, with the protein MQLAKELYQLQELELDLESHLLQASKLQATLKDDSALRQAENSLAEAALHLKDQQASLRALEDQSADLDAKVNEVKKSLYSGRISNPKELSNLSKEQELLEAKRAQIDDQALQGMDNLEELQARCDQMMENLESVRTLWQQSQSQNTQALNAILSEIEKLKSERQEFISRFNPSDLELFQALRKSKGKAVSRVEQGNCRGCGLKLTPAWIQRARAGTLVQCSGCQRILYLD; encoded by the coding sequence ATGCAACTAGCGAAAGAGCTTTATCAACTGCAAGAACTGGAACTGGATTTGGAGTCTCACCTGCTACAGGCCTCCAAATTACAGGCAACCCTTAAGGATGATTCTGCTCTCCGGCAGGCGGAAAATAGTCTGGCAGAAGCCGCTTTGCACTTGAAAGACCAGCAGGCTTCACTGCGCGCGCTTGAAGACCAATCTGCTGATTTGGATGCCAAGGTAAATGAGGTCAAAAAAAGCCTTTATTCCGGGCGTATCAGCAACCCCAAGGAGCTTTCCAATCTGAGTAAGGAGCAGGAGCTCCTTGAGGCCAAGCGTGCCCAGATAGATGACCAGGCACTTCAGGGGATGGATAATCTGGAGGAATTGCAGGCAAGATGTGACCAGATGATGGAAAACCTGGAATCTGTCCGCACTCTCTGGCAGCAGAGCCAGTCTCAAAATACTCAAGCCTTAAACGCTATCCTTTCGGAGATAGAAAAACTTAAAAGTGAGCGGCAGGAATTTATATCCCGCTTTAACCCTTCGGATTTAGAGCTTTTTCAGGCTCTGCGGAAGAGTAAGGGCAAAGCCGTTTCAAGGGTAGAGCAGGGTAATTGCCGCGGCTGCGGCTTGAAGCTTACGCCAGCCTGGATACAGCGTGCCAGAGCCGGTACTCTGGTGCAGTGCAGCGGCTGCCAGCGCATACTATATCTGGACTGA
- a CDS encoding IPT/TIG domain-containing protein, protein MKHKFLLRVLGVFSTLALLIAALPLAPVSAATLTLSPTSGPAGSMVSVTGTSVASSGSLVYILFNGANVATATVGGSGVVSGTFTVPTNLTRGTYTVSFLFTGGDSAASQAFTITPSITLASGTGYVGDSVAVTGSGFTPSTTVNFYLSGSTTPFATTSSSSTGTISTTITIPAAKKGTLSITANDGGATGTAPVNFIINPKITLSSSSPGVGDSITITGTGFYDGAVQIAIDSGAAVNAGVSVGSNGSFTATYEIPALTRGSHTLKVNDAWNNNAQVTFDIAQKITLTPNTGNVGTSVTVRGSGFNTTGTITLTYFGQSVTVTLSNGTFTTTFVIPGVQAGAYTISATDGSVTSTATLTVTTNITMSPTNNASTPGNVGQEITINGSGLKANDTVLVTFDSAQVTITPSPIVDSNGDFSLKFNVPATTAGPHTITVISGTTSKTFTFFVEGTAPATPAPLTPEMGLKAKQPVVFD, encoded by the coding sequence ATGAAACACAAATTTTTACTTCGCGTATTAGGGGTGTTTTCCACCCTGGCCTTGCTGATTGCGGCCTTGCCGCTTGCCCCGGTTTCGGCAGCCACTCTCACTCTCTCCCCCACTTCCGGCCCGGCCGGTTCAATGGTAAGCGTTACAGGCACTTCTGTTGCTTCGTCAGGTTCACTTGTATATATTTTATTCAATGGCGCTAATGTAGCCACCGCCACTGTAGGTGGCAGCGGCGTAGTCAGCGGCACCTTTACCGTACCTACCAACCTTACCCGGGGTACTTACACCGTATCTTTCCTCTTCACCGGGGGAGACAGTGCCGCATCTCAAGCATTTACCATTACCCCCAGCATAACTCTTGCCAGCGGCACCGGTTATGTGGGTGACAGTGTAGCCGTAACCGGCAGCGGGTTTACCCCCAGCACCACTGTCAATTTCTATCTGTCCGGCAGCACCACTCCCTTTGCCACCACCTCTTCAAGCAGCACCGGCACAATCTCCACCACTATCACCATCCCGGCTGCCAAAAAGGGCACTCTGAGCATAACCGCTAATGACGGCGGCGCTACCGGCACCGCACCGGTTAACTTCATTATCAACCCCAAGATAACCCTCTCGTCCAGCAGTCCCGGTGTAGGTGACAGCATAACCATAACCGGCACCGGTTTTTATGACGGAGCTGTTCAGATAGCTATAGATTCAGGTGCGGCTGTTAATGCCGGCGTATCCGTAGGTTCAAACGGAAGTTTCACCGCAACTTACGAAATACCCGCACTCACCCGCGGTTCACACACTCTGAAAGTTAATGATGCCTGGAACAACAACGCTCAGGTCACTTTTGATATAGCTCAGAAAATCACTTTAACCCCCAACACCGGCAATGTGGGTACCAGTGTTACCGTAAGGGGCAGCGGTTTTAACACCACCGGCACCATTACCCTGACCTACTTCGGCCAGAGTGTTACCGTCACCCTGTCTAACGGCACTTTTACCACCACCTTTGTAATACCCGGTGTTCAGGCTGGCGCTTACACTATCTCCGCCACTGACGGCAGTGTTACTTCCACCGCCACCCTGACAGTAACTACCAATATCACCATGTCCCCCACCAACAATGCCTCCACCCCCGGAAACGTGGGGCAGGAAATAACCATAAACGGCTCGGGGCTTAAGGCCAATGATACCGTACTGGTCACCTTTGACAGCGCCCAGGTCACCATAACCCCCAGCCCCATAGTTGATTCTAACGGGGATTTCAGTCTGAAATTCAATGTCCCCGCCACCACTGCCGGACCTCACACCATTACCGTTATCTCCGGCACTACCAGCAAGACCTTTACCTTCTTTGTTGAAGGCACTGCTCCGGCCACCCCCGCCCCCCTTACCCCCGAAATGGGGCTTAAGGCTAAGCAACCGGTGGTCTTTGACTAG